The following proteins come from a genomic window of Gordonia westfalica:
- a CDS encoding NDMA-dependent alcohol dehydrogenase — MKTKGALLREHNKPWAIEEIEIGDPKAHEIKIRMEAAGMCHSDHHLMTGGIPMAGFPILGGHEGAGVVAEVGEGVTDFEVGDHVVLSFIPSCGKCPSCQSGMANLCDFGAMLLQGEAVSDNTFRIQTAAGENVYPMTLLGTFAPYMVVHEASAVKIDKDIPFEVAALCGCGIPTGYGSSTRSGDVRPGEDVAIVGVGGVGTAALQGAVISGARNVFAIDPVEWKREQALKFGATAAFASVEEAAMAIAETTHGGMCQKVIVTVGEVHGKDVDLWMGITAKGGTCVLTGMGNMLESDVTLNLAMLTLLQKNLQGSIFGGANPKLDIPQLLSMYKIGKLNIADMITRQYRLDQINDGYQDMLDGRNIRGVIRYTEEDW, encoded by the coding sequence GTGAAGACAAAGGGTGCGCTGCTGCGCGAGCACAACAAGCCGTGGGCGATCGAGGAGATCGAGATCGGCGATCCCAAGGCCCACGAGATCAAGATCAGGATGGAAGCGGCGGGCATGTGCCACTCCGACCATCACCTGATGACCGGTGGCATCCCGATGGCCGGATTCCCGATTCTGGGCGGCCACGAGGGTGCGGGCGTCGTCGCCGAGGTCGGCGAGGGTGTCACCGATTTCGAGGTCGGCGACCACGTCGTGCTGTCGTTCATCCCGTCGTGCGGAAAGTGTCCCTCGTGTCAGTCGGGCATGGCCAACCTGTGCGACTTCGGCGCCATGCTGCTGCAGGGTGAAGCCGTGTCGGACAACACCTTCCGTATCCAGACGGCGGCCGGCGAGAACGTCTACCCGATGACCCTGCTCGGCACCTTCGCGCCGTACATGGTGGTGCACGAGGCGTCGGCGGTGAAGATCGACAAGGACATCCCGTTCGAGGTCGCTGCACTGTGTGGCTGTGGCATCCCCACCGGTTACGGCTCGTCGACGCGCAGCGGCGACGTCCGCCCGGGTGAGGACGTGGCGATCGTCGGTGTCGGTGGTGTCGGTACCGCGGCTCTGCAGGGCGCGGTGATCTCCGGTGCCCGCAACGTGTTCGCGATCGATCCGGTGGAGTGGAAGCGTGAGCAGGCGTTGAAGTTCGGCGCCACCGCGGCGTTCGCGTCGGTCGAAGAAGCTGCCATGGCGATCGCGGAGACCACCCACGGCGGTATGTGCCAGAAGGTGATCGTCACCGTCGGCGAGGTCCACGGCAAGGATGTCGACCTGTGGATGGGAATCACCGCCAAGGGCGGCACCTGCGTGCTGACCGGCATGGGCAACATGCTCGAGAGCGACGTGACCCTGAACCTCGCGATGCTGACGCTGCTGCAGAAGAACCTGCAGGGCTCCATCTTCGGCGGGGCCAACCCCAAGCTCGACATCCCGCAGCTGCTCTCGATGTACAAGATCGGCAAGCTCAACATCGCCGACATGATCACCCGTCAGTACCGTCTGGACCAGATCAACGACGGCTACCAGGACATGCTGGACGGTCGCAACATTCGTGGCGTCATCCGCTACACCGAGGAGGATTGGTGA
- a CDS encoding DUF3145 domain-containing protein, whose protein sequence is MRNLNQFADMTTGVVYIHSAPVALCPHVEWALSSTLNARANLKWSAQDADPGMQRATVDWAGPVGTAARLVTALREWSALRFEVTENASEGVDGERYSYVPGLGLWRGSTSANGDVIIGENQLRSMIESQPDSAGLAGELEAALGTAWDDALEQYRMGGAGAEVTWLQQRVG, encoded by the coding sequence GTGCGCAATCTGAACCAGTTTGCGGACATGACAACGGGAGTGGTGTACATCCACTCGGCGCCCGTGGCGCTGTGCCCGCACGTGGAGTGGGCTCTGTCGTCGACCCTGAATGCGCGCGCGAACCTGAAATGGTCGGCACAGGACGCCGACCCGGGTATGCAGCGTGCGACTGTCGACTGGGCGGGGCCGGTCGGGACAGCGGCACGTTTGGTGACCGCTCTGCGCGAATGGTCGGCACTGCGGTTCGAGGTCACCGAGAACGCCAGTGAGGGTGTCGACGGCGAGCGCTACAGCTATGTCCCCGGCCTGGGACTCTGGCGTGGATCGACCAGCGCCAACGGTGACGTCATCATCGGCGAGAACCAGCTGCGTTCGATGATCGAATCACAGCCCGACAGTGCCGGTCTCGCCGGCGAACTCGAAGCAGCCCTAGGCACCGCCTGGGACGACGCCCTCGAGCAGTACCGCATGGGCGGTGCCGGCGCCGAGGTCACCTGGCTGCAGCAGCGGGTGGGCTGA
- a CDS encoding serine hydrolase domain-containing protein: protein MSVLESLTEWPVDHVSAAIITRDGVAEEFGDPVRVYELASVTKLLVAETVLVAVEEGAVELDDPAGPPGATIAHLLAHASGLAFDSREVEAGVGEKRIYSSAGFEILSEVVAEATGIAFDRYLADALCTPLGMGSTELYGPAGHAARSSVADLARFARELLAPQILAPETLANATSVQFPGIDGFVPGYGRHRPNDWGLGFEIRSEKSPHWTGAGNSPRTFGHFGQAGTYLWVDPDLQAACVVLTDRAFGPWAKPLWSEFNDHVVSELSSQK from the coding sequence GTGTCGGTCCTTGAATCTCTGACGGAATGGCCCGTCGACCATGTGTCGGCGGCGATCATCACCCGCGACGGGGTCGCCGAGGAATTCGGCGACCCCGTTCGCGTCTACGAACTCGCCTCGGTCACCAAACTCCTCGTCGCCGAGACGGTTCTCGTGGCTGTCGAGGAAGGGGCCGTCGAACTCGACGACCCCGCGGGCCCGCCCGGGGCGACCATCGCTCATCTCCTCGCACACGCCTCGGGGCTCGCGTTCGACTCGCGGGAGGTCGAGGCGGGTGTGGGGGAGAAGCGCATCTATTCGAGCGCCGGATTCGAGATCCTGTCCGAGGTGGTGGCCGAGGCGACGGGCATCGCCTTCGATCGGTACCTCGCCGACGCGCTCTGTACGCCGCTCGGAATGGGGTCGACGGAGTTGTACGGCCCGGCCGGCCACGCGGCACGGTCCAGCGTCGCCGACCTGGCGCGTTTCGCTCGGGAACTGCTCGCGCCGCAGATCCTTGCTCCCGAGACGCTCGCGAACGCGACATCGGTGCAGTTCCCGGGGATCGACGGCTTCGTGCCGGGATACGGCAGGCATCGGCCCAACGACTGGGGTCTCGGTTTCGAGATCCGGTCCGAGAAGTCCCCGCACTGGACCGGGGCGGGCAACTCGCCCCGGACATTCGGCCACTTCGGCCAGGCGGGTACCTACCTCTGGGTCGATCCCGACCTGCAGGCCGCCTGCGTCGTTCTGACCGACCGCGCCTTCGGGCCGTGGGCGAAGCCGCTGTGGAGCGAGTTCAACGACCACGTCGTCAGTGAACTTTCGTCACAGAAATGA
- a CDS encoding acyl-CoA carboxylase subunit beta, producing the protein MTTLAPMAGREEAADPRDPLLRLTNFFDEGTMSLLHPRDKSGVQAAVGLVNGVRTVSYCTDGTVMGGAMGVVGCAHIVNAIDTAISEQAPVIGIWHSGGARLAEGVEALHAVGQVFEAMVRASGYIPQISVVVGFAAGGAAYGPALTDIVIMAPAGRVFVTGPDVVRSVTGEDVDMESLGGPTTHGKKSGVCHIVADSESDALWRARRLVSTFSRQGHFNRELAAAGDTDLKALLPESARRAYDVHPVIEKLLDTALAADGETEISSFEELQAKWAPNIVIGFGRLSGRSVGVIANNPLRMGGCLNSESAEKASRFVRLCDAFGIPLIVLTDVPGYLPGVGQEWNGVVRRGAKLLHAFAECSVPRVTLVTRKIYGGAYIAMNSRALGATAVFAWPGSEVAVMGAKAAVGILHKKALAAAPDDEREALHERLAAEHEAIAGGVGRAQSIGVVDEIIDPARTRSIIADALAAAPARRGRHKNIPL; encoded by the coding sequence ATGACGACATTGGCTCCCATGGCCGGCCGCGAAGAAGCCGCCGATCCCCGCGACCCCCTGTTGCGGCTGACGAACTTCTTCGACGAAGGCACCATGTCGTTGCTGCATCCTCGCGACAAGTCCGGGGTCCAGGCCGCTGTCGGCCTGGTCAACGGCGTTCGCACGGTCTCCTACTGCACCGACGGCACCGTCATGGGTGGTGCCATGGGTGTGGTCGGGTGTGCTCACATCGTCAACGCCATCGACACCGCCATCTCCGAGCAGGCGCCGGTCATCGGCATCTGGCACTCGGGTGGCGCCCGCCTCGCCGAGGGTGTCGAGGCGTTGCACGCGGTGGGTCAGGTCTTCGAGGCCATGGTCCGCGCTTCCGGGTACATCCCGCAGATCTCCGTTGTGGTCGGCTTCGCGGCCGGCGGCGCGGCCTACGGACCCGCCCTCACCGACATCGTGATCATGGCTCCGGCCGGTCGCGTCTTCGTCACCGGACCCGACGTGGTCCGCAGCGTCACCGGCGAGGACGTCGACATGGAGTCGCTCGGCGGCCCCACCACCCACGGCAAGAAGTCCGGCGTCTGCCACATCGTCGCAGACTCCGAGTCCGACGCCCTGTGGCGCGCACGACGTCTCGTCTCGACGTTCAGCCGGCAGGGCCACTTCAACCGCGAACTGGCCGCCGCCGGCGACACCGACCTCAAGGCCCTGCTGCCCGAGTCGGCCCGGCGCGCCTACGACGTCCACCCGGTCATCGAGAAGCTCCTCGACACGGCGCTCGCCGCCGACGGCGAGACCGAGATCTCCAGTTTCGAAGAGCTGCAGGCCAAGTGGGCCCCGAACATCGTCATCGGGTTCGGCCGGCTGTCCGGCCGCAGTGTCGGCGTGATCGCCAACAACCCGCTGCGCATGGGCGGTTGTCTGAACTCGGAGAGCGCCGAGAAGGCCTCCCGGTTCGTCCGGCTCTGCGATGCCTTCGGCATCCCCCTCATCGTCCTCACCGACGTCCCCGGCTACCTGCCGGGTGTCGGCCAGGAATGGAACGGCGTCGTCCGACGCGGCGCGAAGCTGCTCCACGCCTTCGCCGAGTGCTCCGTCCCCCGCGTCACGCTCGTGACCCGAAAGATCTACGGCGGCGCCTACATCGCGATGAACTCGCGTGCCCTCGGCGCCACCGCCGTCTTCGCCTGGCCCGGTTCCGAGGTCGCCGTCATGGGCGCCAAGGCCGCCGTCGGCATCTTGCACAAGAAGGCCCTCGCCGCCGCCCCCGACGACGAGCGTGAGGCTCTCCACGAGCGCCTCGCCGCCGAACACGAGGCCATCGCCGGTGGCGTCGGCCGCGCCCAGTCGATCGGCGTCGTGGACGAGATCATCGATCCCGCCCGTACACGCAGCATCATCGCCGACGCACTCGCGGCGGCTCCCGCCCGACGCGGCCGGCACAAGAACATCCCGCTCTGA
- the fadD5 gene encoding fatty-acid--CoA ligase FadD5 has product MTATVDTVTDLATEPLRSRRNHWNNQVKRHAFMNPDGAALKFLGNVTTWKQLDERSRGFAAALTRRGVQFGDRVLVVLLNRSEYVEAVMGANLIGAIPVPVNIRMSPAEIAFLVNDSGAKVIVTETLLAPLADAVAASTNAIDHIVVVGGSDKESHLDYEALVAEDSSDLPEIDVPEETVALIMYTSGTTGKPKGAMLTHTNLQAQAATCMQALHTRSDDIGSCVAPMFHIAGLGAMAPLFYMGALSVIHPLGAFDPNDMLDTIEKEGTTSIFLVPAQWQAVCAAQQAKPRDLKLRVISWGAAPASDTVLRAMNETFPDALNVAVFGQTEMSPITCVLEGKDALDKIGSIGKVVPAVTARIIDPEGNDVAQGEVGEIVYRGPNMMKGYWQNEQGTADAFAGGWFHSGDLVRQDEDGFIYVVDRAKDMIISGGENIYCAEVENALFGHPSISEAAIIGRAHEKWGEVPVAVVVLAAGVEDLTLADLEPYLNENLARFKHPKDLVIVDELPRNAGGKVVKPTLRASYGSKDAGLAN; this is encoded by the coding sequence ATGACCGCGACCGTCGACACCGTCACCGACCTCGCCACCGAACCGCTGCGCTCGCGCCGCAATCACTGGAACAACCAGGTGAAGCGCCACGCGTTCATGAACCCCGACGGCGCGGCGCTGAAGTTCCTGGGAAATGTCACCACCTGGAAGCAGCTCGACGAGCGGAGCCGCGGCTTTGCCGCCGCCCTCACGCGTCGTGGAGTCCAGTTCGGTGACCGCGTCCTCGTCGTCCTCCTGAACCGCAGCGAATACGTCGAAGCGGTGATGGGCGCCAACCTGATCGGCGCCATCCCGGTGCCGGTGAACATCCGCATGAGCCCCGCCGAGATCGCCTTCCTGGTCAACGACAGCGGTGCGAAGGTCATCGTCACCGAGACCCTGCTCGCCCCGCTGGCCGATGCCGTCGCGGCGTCGACCAACGCGATCGACCACATCGTCGTCGTCGGCGGATCGGACAAGGAGAGCCACCTCGACTACGAGGCGCTCGTCGCCGAGGACTCCTCGGATCTGCCGGAGATCGATGTTCCCGAAGAGACCGTCGCACTGATCATGTACACCTCGGGCACCACCGGAAAGCCCAAGGGCGCCATGCTCACCCACACCAACCTGCAGGCGCAGGCCGCGACTTGTATGCAGGCCCTGCACACCCGGTCCGACGACATCGGCTCGTGCGTCGCCCCGATGTTCCACATCGCCGGCCTCGGCGCGATGGCGCCGCTGTTCTACATGGGCGCGCTGTCGGTCATCCACCCGCTCGGTGCCTTCGACCCGAACGACATGCTCGACACCATCGAGAAGGAGGGCACCACCTCGATCTTCCTGGTGCCCGCCCAGTGGCAGGCCGTGTGCGCCGCACAGCAGGCGAAGCCGCGTGACCTGAAGCTGCGCGTCATCAGCTGGGGCGCCGCCCCCGCGTCGGACACCGTGCTGCGCGCGATGAACGAGACCTTCCCCGACGCACTGAACGTCGCCGTCTTCGGCCAGACCGAGATGTCGCCGATCACGTGCGTGCTCGAGGGCAAGGACGCCCTGGACAAGATCGGTTCCATCGGCAAGGTCGTGCCCGCGGTGACCGCGCGCATCATCGACCCAGAGGGCAACGACGTCGCGCAGGGTGAGGTCGGCGAGATCGTCTACCGCGGACCCAACATGATGAAGGGCTACTGGCAGAACGAGCAGGGTACCGCCGACGCCTTCGCCGGTGGCTGGTTCCACTCCGGCGACCTCGTGCGCCAGGACGAGGACGGCTTCATCTACGTCGTCGACCGCGCCAAGGACATGATCATCTCGGGCGGCGAGAACATCTACTGCGCCGAGGTCGAGAACGCGCTCTTCGGTCACCCGAGCATCAGCGAGGCCGCGATCATCGGTCGCGCACACGAGAAGTGGGGCGAGGTGCCGGTCGCGGTCGTCGTCCTCGCCGCCGGGGTGGAGGACCTGACCCTCGCCGATCTCGAGCCCTACCTGAACGAGAACCTGGCCCGCTTCAAGCACCCGAAGGACCTCGTCATCGTCGACGAGCTGCCGCGCAATGCCGGCGGTAAGGTCGTGAAGCCGACCCTGCGGGCGAGCTACGGCTCGAAGGACGCCGGTCTGGCGAACTGA
- a CDS encoding enoyl-CoA hydratase-related protein, with product MSDEISQKAIVTSVDDRGVARLTISRPEKMNALDTEANLGIKAAMEEWSERDDVRVIVIDGAGGSFSAGADVVSINSQSAGNGASGLDAGQARGIISAGSELARAVRSVQVPVIASVDGPAAGIGASLALAADLIYTTQRSYFLLAFINIGLMPDGGASMLFASAVGRVRANELALLGEKLRAPEALAAGLINGVYDDRPALDEAVEKVTAKLAGKSRSALRLTKSALDAHTMSGFDAAIERELEGQTELLQSPEFQAAIAAFAGAKK from the coding sequence GTGAGCGACGAGATCAGCCAGAAGGCAATCGTGACCTCGGTCGACGACCGTGGGGTCGCGCGGCTGACGATTTCCCGTCCGGAGAAGATGAACGCTCTGGACACCGAGGCCAACCTCGGCATCAAGGCCGCAATGGAGGAGTGGTCCGAGCGCGACGACGTCCGGGTCATCGTCATCGACGGGGCCGGCGGCAGTTTCAGCGCCGGAGCGGATGTGGTCTCGATCAACTCCCAGTCCGCCGGTAACGGCGCCTCGGGCCTCGACGCCGGGCAGGCGCGCGGAATCATCTCGGCCGGTTCCGAACTCGCACGCGCGGTGCGATCGGTCCAGGTCCCGGTCATCGCCTCCGTCGACGGACCGGCCGCGGGGATCGGTGCCTCCCTCGCGCTGGCTGCCGATCTCATCTACACGACGCAGCGGTCGTACTTCCTGCTCGCCTTCATCAACATCGGCCTGATGCCCGACGGCGGCGCGTCGATGCTGTTCGCCTCGGCGGTGGGCCGCGTCCGCGCCAACGAACTGGCTCTTCTCGGTGAGAAGCTCCGTGCCCCGGAAGCCCTCGCCGCAGGCCTGATCAACGGGGTCTACGACGACCGGCCCGCCCTCGACGAAGCCGTCGAGAAGGTCACCGCGAAGCTGGCCGGCAAGAGCCGCTCCGCGCTGCGCCTGACGAAATCGGCCCTCGACGCCCACACCATGTCCGGCTTCGACGCCGCCATCGAACGGGAGCTCGAAGGCCAGACCGAACTGCTGCAGTCGCCGGAGTTCCAGGCCGCCATCGCCGCTTTCGCCGGCGCCAAGAAGTGA